In Raphanus sativus cultivar WK10039 chromosome 5, ASM80110v3, whole genome shotgun sequence, the following proteins share a genomic window:
- the LOC108860967 gene encoding zinc finger protein ZAT3-like encodes MTTNNSDSDPNFHTPLTSTSNAIIPIYPNPNLQLALSPSYNQRPTKKRTRTVAFPSSSSPKPKYPRKPDPNAPKITRPCTECGKTFWSWKALFGHMRCHPERQWRGINPPPNHRGPTPASFSNQNQRLPNWVSLMTEEDHEVASCLLMLANSTPSSSSCGERFECGGCKKVFGSHQALGGHRASHKNVKGCFAITNVADDPMSTVTTTTPSDHQDHQGKLVTYMGHHKCNICFRVFSSGQALGGHMRCHWEKEEETIVGGAFDLNVPATTQDLSTSDTSGCSLNLRLGL; translated from the coding sequence ATGACCACCAATAATTCCGATTCTGATCCCAATTTCCATACTCCACTTACCTCTACTTCTAACGCAATCATCCCTATCTACCCTAATCCAAATCTCCAACTTGCTTTATCTCCCAGTTACAACCAGAGACCTACAAAGAAACGCACCAGAACCGTTGCATTTCCCTCTAGTTCTTCACCAAAGCCAAAATACCCTAGAAAGCCAGATCCTAATGCCCCCAAAATCACACGCCCATGTACCGAATGTGGCAAAACGTTTTGGTCATGGAAAGCTCTCTTTGGTCACATGAGATGTCACCCTGAGCGTCAATGGCGTGGTATCAACCCTCCTCCTAACCACCGTGGCCCCACCCCGGCTTCATTTtcaaaccagaaccagagaTTACCAAATTGGGTCTCCCTTATGACCGAGGAAGATCATGAAGTCGCTTCTTGTCTCTTAATGCTGGCTAATTCCACACCATCATCATCAAGTTGTGGTGAACGGTTCGAGTGTGGAGGTTGCAAGAAAGTGTTTGGATCACATCAGGCTTTAGGAGGACACAGAGCTAGTCACAAGAACGTTAAAGGATGCTTCGCTATAACCAACGTGGCCGATGATCCTATGTCGACGGTTACTACTACTACTCCTAGTGATCATCAGGATCATCAGGGTAAGCTCGTTACGTATATGGGGCATCATAAGTGTAATATCTGTTTTAGAGTGTTCTCCAGTGGTCAGGCTTTAGGAGGCCATATGAGATGTCACTGGGAGAAAGAAGAGGAGACGATTGTCGGTGGTGCGTTTGATCTGAATGTTCCTGCAACAACACAGGATCTTTCTACTTCGGACACATCAGGGTGTTCGTTAAATCTTAGGTTAGGActttaa
- the LOC108863182 gene encoding probable inactive receptor kinase At3g08680: MMMIRIVAAFVFLLLSPSVSPSDIDSDKQALLEFASLVPHVRRLNWNTTTPICTSWTGITCSKNNDRVTALRLPGSGLYGPLPQKTFEKLDALRIVSLRSNNLQGSIPSAILSLPFIRSLYFHGNNFSGSIPPVALSGRLVNLDLSANALTGNIPVSLRNLTQLTDLSLQNNSLTGPIPDLPPSLKYFNVSYNNLNGSVPSSAKSFPASSFRGNTLLCGGPLTPCLENTTSPSPSPTPPPPPPPGTSKRVLSTAAIVGIAVGGSVLLFILLAVITLCCAKKKENGQDNSSSRSTAAAAPKAKPGRSSDNKAEEFGSGVQEAEKNKLVFFEGSSYNFDLEDLLRASAEVLGKGSYGTTYKAILEEGTTVVVKRLKEVAAGKREFEQQMEAVGKIGPHANVAPLRAYYFSKDEKLLVYDYYQGGNFSMLLHGNNEGGRAALDWEARLKICLGAAKGIAHIHSSSGAKLLHGNIKSPNVLLTQDLNACVSDYGIAPLMSHHTLLPSRSLGYRAPEAIETRKHTQKSDVYSFGVLLLEMLTGKAAGKTAAGHEEVVDLPKWVQSVVREEWTGEVFDVELIKQQQHSVEEEMVQMLQVAMACVSKHPDSRPSMEEVVNMMEEVRPSAGSGAGSGNRASSPEMIRSSDSPV, translated from the exons atgatgatgataaggaTTGTTGCGGCCTTCGTTTTCCTTCTCCTCTCCCCATCTGTTTCACCCTCAGACATAGACTCAGACAAGCAAGCCCTTCTCGAGTTCGCCTCCCTCGTCCCTCACGTCCGCAGACTCAACTGGAACACAACAACCCCAATCTGCACATCCTGGACCGGCATCACCTGCTCCAAGAACAACGACCGCGTCACCGCCCTCCGTCTCCCCGGCTCCGGACTCTACGGTCCTCTGCCACAGAAGACGTTCGAGAAGCTCGACGCCCTCAGGATCGTCAGCCTCCGCTCCAACAACCTTCAAGGGAGCATTCCTTCCGCTATCCTCTCTCTTCCTTTCATCCGCTCGCTCTACTTTCACGGCAACAACTTCTCTGGCTCCATCCCTCCCGTGGCTCTCTCTGGCCGCCTTGTTAATCTTGATCTCTCCGCCAACGCGTTGACTGGTAACATTCCTGTGAGTCTAAGGAACTTGACTCAGCTCACTGATCTCAGCCTGCAGAACAATTCTCTCACTGGACCGATCCCTGACCTCCCTCCTAGCTTAAAGTACTTTAATGTGAGCTACAATAACCTTAACGGGTCGGTTCCTTCTTCTGCCAAGTCCTTCCCAGCGTCCTCGTTTCGAGGCAACACTCTTTTGTGTGGCGGTCCTCTAACTCCATGTCTGGAGAACACTACATCACCGTCTCCTTCCccgactcctcctcctcctcctccacctggTACAAGCAAAAGAGTTCTCTCTACTGCCGCTATCGTCGGCATTGCAGTCGGAGGTTCGGTTCTGTTGTTCATCCTCCTCGCCGTCATAACTCTCTGCTGCGCCAAGAAGAAAGAAAACGGGCAAGACAACAGCAGCAGCAGGAGCACGGCGGCTGCAGCGCCGAAAGCTAAACCCGGGAGGAGTAGTGACAACAAGGCAGAGGAGTTTGGGAGCGGTGTGCAGGAGGCGGAGAAGAACAAGCTGGTGTTCTTCGAAGGAAGCTCGTACAACTTCGACCTCGAGGACTTGCTCAGAGCCTCGGCTGAGGTTCTAGGAAAAGGAAGCTACGGCACGACGTATAAGGCCATCTTAGAGGAAGGTACCACTGTGGTGGTGAAACGGCTTAAAGAAGTAGCGGCTGGTAAAAGAGAGTTCGAGCAGCAGATGGAAGCCGTGGGAAAGATCGGTCCACACGCGAATGTAGCTCCTCTCCGTGCTTATTACTTCTCTAAAGACGAGAAACTTCTCGTGTATGATTACTACCAAGGAGGCAACTTCTCCATGCTTCTTCACG GAAACAACGAAGGAGGAAGAGCAGCGTTGGACTGGGAAGCGAGGCTAAAGATCTGTTTAGGAGCTGCGAAAGGAATAGCTCACATACATTCTTCATCTGGTGCTAAACTCCTCCACGGGAACATCAAATCACCAAACGTCCTCTTAACGCAAGACCTCAACGCCTGCGTCTCGGATTACGGCATAGCTCCACTGATGAGTCACCACACCTTGCTCCCATCGAGGAGCCTAGGGTACAGAGCACCCGAGGCCATAGAGACACGGAAACACACTCAAAAATCCGACGTGTACAGCTTTGGCGTGCTGCTGCTAGAAATGCTGACGGGGAAAGCGGCAGGGAAGACGGCCGCGGGGCACGAGGAAGTGGTTGATCTGCCGAAGTGGGTGCAGTCTGTGGTGAGAGAGGAGTGGACTGGGGAAGTGTTCGACGTGGAGCTGATCAAGCAGCAGCAGCACAGCGTTGAGGAAGAGATGGTGCAGATGTTGCAAGTGGCAATGGCTTGTGTGTCGAAGCATCCGGATTCTAGGCCTTCTATGGAGGAAGTTGTTAACATGATGGAGGAGGTTAGGCCTTCTGCAGGTTCGGGTGCTGGTTCTGGTAACAGAGCCTCTTCCCCTGAGATGATCAGAAGCTCTGATAGCCCGGTTTAG
- the LOC108805240 gene encoding uncharacterized protein LOC108805240 → MNRNLRESLAGGRNTPAISQFRRGNNNNNNISQNGFSRDSDENLDLFSKIRRSFPLSSSSDELPDVSTKLGRLSVGSKPAPRGKGDDLLSSAEGGKNDYDWLLTPPGTPLGNDSHSSLAAPKITPSARASSASKGSRLSVSQSETSYHSTRPARSSSLTRPSISTSQYTSNRSPSSILNTSSASVSSYIRPSSPSSRSSSSARPSTPTRTSSASRASTPSRIRPGSSTSSMDKPRPSLSSRPSTPTSRPQLTANSPNIVASSSRPNSRPSTPTRRTPSISSASATISSGRNGRVTPSSSRPSSPGPRVRTTTTPQQPIVLADFPLDTPPNLRTSLPGRPLSAGRSRPAASSSSITTSKASPEPKGPLTRRHSSPVVTRGRLAAPEPPRRISNVADVVTSRRTLKTSSSSTVVTDSNNNGLGRSFSKNSLDMAIRHMDIRNGKSNGCALSTTTLFPQSIRQASSKIQPIRSVHNHSDSISSSSAENGNEANEGRRLMGKLSDMDMYESSRYDALLLKEDVKNTNWLHSIDDRSSDHGLMFDNGGFELLPEPFGPL, encoded by the exons ATGAACAGGAATCTCAGAGAGTCTCTTGCCGGTGGGAGGAATACTCCGGCGATCTCACAGTTCCGCAGAggcaataacaacaacaacaacatctcTCAGAACGGTTTCTCTAGAGATTCCGATGAGAATCTCGATCTCTTCTCCAAGATCCGCCGCTCCTTCCCgttgtcttcttcctctgatgAATTACCCGACG TTTCTACAAAACTTGGGAGGCTCTCTGTCGGATCCAAACCAGCTCCCAGAGGCAAAGGTGATGATCTATTGTCCTCTGCTGAAGGAGGCAAAAATGATTACGACTG GCTTCTTACTCCTCCTGGAACACCTCTTGGGAACGACTCTCATTCATCTTTGGCTGCTCCAAAGATCACACCTTCTGCTAGAGCCAGTTCTGCTTCCAAGGGATCAAGG CTTTCGGTTTCACAGTCTGAGACCAGTTACCACTCCACACGTCCAGCTAGAAGCAGCTCCCTGACGCGCCCATCCATTTCCACCTCCCAATACACCTCAAACCGTTCACCATCCTCCATCCTCAACACTAGCTCAGCTTCAGTCTCCTCCTACATCAGACCTTCATCCCCTAGCTCCCGCTCCTCATCTTCCGCTAGACCTTCCACTCCCACCCGCACTTCTTCCGCCTCACGCGCCTCTACTCCCTCGAGAATCCGTCCAGGCTCATCTACTTCGTCAATGGACAAGCCTAGACCGTCACTAAGCTCGAGACCATCGACTCCAACTTCAAGACCGCAGCTCACAGCTAACTCCCCAAACATAGTCGCTTCTTCCTCTAGACCAAACTCTCGTCCTTCAACCCCTACGCGCCGAACCCCATCCATCTCCTCTGCATCCGCCACTATTTCAAGCGGACGCAACGGTCGTGTCACGCCTTCATCGTCTAGGCCAAGCTCTCCTGGACCTAGAGTCCGAACCACCACAACGCCGCAACAGCCGATCGTGCTGGCTGACTTCCCTCTAGACACACCGCCTAATCTCAGAACAAGTCTCCCGGGGAGACCATTATCAGCTGGCAGGTCTAGACCAGCAGCTAGTAGTAGCAGCATCACAACATCAAAGGCGAGTCCAGAACCAAAAGGTCCTCTGACGAGAAGGCACTCATCTCCTGTCGTGACTAGAGGAAGACTCGCAGCACCAGAGCCACCACGAAGGATTTCAAACGTTGCGGATGTAGTGACTTCACGGAGAACCCtgaagacttcttcttcttcaaccgTCGTCACTGACAGTAACAACAACGGTCTCGGGAGGTCCTTCTCAAAAAATTCACTTGATATGGCCATTAGGCACATG GACATAAGAAACGGAAAGTCAAACGGTTGTGCACTATCAACGACAACGTTATTCCCTCAGAGCATCAGACAAGCCTCGTCCAAGATACAGCCAATCCGTTCGGTACATAACCATTCTGATTCTATAAGCAGTAGCAGCGCGGAGAACGGGAACGAAGCAAACGAGGGAAGAAGACTGATGGGGAAGCTTAGCGACATGGACATGTATGAGAGCTCGAGGTATGACGCCTTGTTGCTGAAAGAAGACGTCAAGAACACAAACTGGTTACATAGCATTGATGATAGGTCATCGGATCACGGACTCATGTTCGATAATGGAGGATTCGAGCTGCTTCCTGAGCCTTTTGGCCCACTATAA